CCGATACCACACCATCCGCAACCGGCCCGTTCGCTTCTCTATTCCCGCTCCCGACGCGTCCTTTATCAACTGGCGTTCGCTCATTATCCCCAATCCTAATTTGATGTCACATCAAGATGACCCTATGCTATTGCCTAGCCACTCGGATCCAGCATGGAGAGATATGGTTCAGACTGATGGAAGTGAAGCTGAAATTGTCACCGAAAGAAAGTTTGTCACGAGTTTCGATCCTAGCACAGGGCAACATATAGCTACCATTCCGTGCGACCGGCCAATTGAAATTCGTACGCACTGATATTTTTCCCGTCACGGAGGCAGCGCGCTAACACTCACATAGATCATAAAATTCAGTTGGCTCAGCGGGCACAGACTTATTGGGCACGGTCTTCTTGGGTTGAGCGTCGACGGGTTTTGAGGTCTCTCTTGCGCTGGACTATTGATGAGAAGGAAACTATTGCTCGCGTTTGTTGTCGTGATACTGGAAAGACAAGTGCGTCATCGCCGCATTTTATCCACCCACGCTAACCATAGTTATAGTGGTTGATGCTGCGTTTGGTGAAATTCTTACCACTTGCTCCAAGGCCACTTGGCTCATCAAGAATGGCGAAAAGACACTCCGAACCGAGCGACGAAGCGGCAATATCCTTCTCGCGCACAAAGTTTCTACCGTGCAGTACGAGCCTCTTGGGGTCGTGTCTGCCATTGTCTCTTGGAACTATCGTATGCCCATTACCTTTCTTCGTTGGAAGACCCACTAACCCGTTTATAGCATTCCATAACGTGATGTCACCTATCATGGCAGCTTTGACCGCCGGAAACGGAATCGTTATCAAATGTTCTGAACACGTCGCCTGGTCTTCCCGTTACTTTGTCGCCGCCGTTCGTGAATGTCTTCGTGCCTGCCGATGGGATCCCGATCTCGTCCAGTTGGTTGTTTGCCTACCTGAAGATGCTGAATCTTTGACTACTTCTCCTCTAATTCGGTGAGTGCGTCTCGTCTATCAGGGTCATTTTAACCCTATTCAACGTCATGATGCATCCAGGCACATTACTTTTATCGGCTCTGAGGAGGTTGGCCGTCGTGTCGCCATTGCAGCTACTACCCATCTCACTCCCTGCACTCTCGAACTCGGTGGCAAAGACCCAGCAATTGTCCTGCCAGGAACTGACGTGATGAAATGGGCAGGTTTGTGGATGCGTGGGGTTTTGTAAGTTGCTTATTAAATTGCAATCAAACTCACTCTAATTTGATCTTACAGCCAAGCTTCGGGACAAAATTGCATTGGGATCGAGCGGTTTATTGTTCACTCATCGGTGTATCCTCAGTTCATGGCCGAGATGGACAGGCGCATCAAGCTGCTCAGGACTGGTAGTGTGTTGAATGCTAGCGCTGAAGGTACGAAAATTGTCCCTCATGCCCTGTGCTTTGTTTGCAAATTCATAGCCCGTCGTCACCCATATCCATCACTCATCAACGTGTTCCAATACGTGCTGACAATGTTCATTCGCACGTAGGGTTTGTCCAAATCGTTGATGTTGGTGCCCAGATCTCTAGCGCACGATTTGCGGAACTCGAACGTCTGGTCCAAGCCGCGGTTGAAGATGGTGCAGATCTTGTAGTTGGAGGTGGACGCTGGCGCAACCCCTTCCTCGAAGAGGGATTGTACTTCTCACCTACTTTGCTCGGAAATGTTAGTGACCAGATGGAAATCGCTCAGACAGAAGGTTTGTTCTTTCAGATCAAGCTATTTGTGCGATTCTAACACCTGGTACAGTATTCGCCCCGATTATGTTGGTCATGCCCTATGATACGGTCCCTGAAGCAATCGAGATCGCCAACTCGACACGCTATGGTCTTGGTGCTAGCGTTTGGGGACCTGACGAAACGCTTTGCGCGCACGTGGCTAGAGAACTAGAGTGTGGTATGGTTTCGGTCAACGACTTTGGTGTCTTCTACGTGAGTAATCTTTCCTGAAGCTGTTTGAATTTATGCTGAGATCCTGGTACAGTTGAACCAAGACCTTCCATTTGGTGGTGTCAAGGCATCTGGATACGGACGTTTCGGTGGTCCCGAAGGCTTGCGATCGCTCACGAATCCAAAGGCTGTCATTGTCGACAAGTGGCCGTGGTTGATTAGGACTCAGATTCCACGGGTGCTGGACTATCCTATCGGAAGCTTGGTCAAGAGCTGGTATGTGGTCATTGAGGTTTCCCTGAAAAGGAACCTGGCTAACGACTTTGTTTTAGGGAATTCGTGTCGGGTCTTACAAACTTTGCGTGGGGCGACTCGTACAAGGAGCAATTCGATGGGCTGGTCAAGCTCGCACGGGCAGCTCGTCAGCAATAATCTCAAAATTTCCGATTTTAGATTCCTATTTTGTTTTGCACCTTCTGTGCTTCGTGGATCTACCCTATCTACCTATTCATATCTACCGGGTTTGGAGTGTGTAGGCTGCGATATTGCGTGTGTGTGATGTACCGAGTTTTGTTTGTAGTTAATGTTGTGGATATATTTTAAGGCTTAACTCTGCGAGATGCGATCCAAAGAAAGTTACAGCAAACGGGGACGGGGAGACTTATGCGGTATCCATTGCTGCCTCGGTATCGTCCTCGACTACCATGGCACCTTGCTGGGTCCTCAACCACTCGACGCTCCTCTTCTCATCCAGGAAGTAAGTATAGCATTTGCGTAGGTCGGCTACCGAGATGCTACTTCCGCCTCTTCGTCTCGCCACAAGGGCAGCAGTTGCGATTAGTTGAAGGGCGTATCGTAGCGTGGTTTGCTGTGCCATCGAAGTCAGGACAGATAGTGCGTCTGGTTCGAGAGTGATATCCTCTTCTTGACACCTGCGTACCGACATCAATGACCATTCTTGTAGAGTGGGATCAGGAAGACGCACCTGATTTTAATAATTTCGGCAATTTCCTCAACTTCGTATGGCCTGGTGCTAACAATCAAAATACGGTCCAACAAATCCGGTGGGAGGCCGTGGGGAGCGCGGAACTTGGTTCCTCGTACTGGGGCGATACCACGGTTCGAGGCCATGACCACCAAAGGCGCCAAGTCGGACTCCAGAGCGCGGTTGAGGAATGAGAAACATTCGATATCTAGCATGTGGACTTCATCGATGAATAGGACCTGTTTCGTAGGATCAGTTCTGGCGTTGAGTTCTTAAAAGCGTCGAGGTATATGAAATGGGTGAATAAAGACGGGAGTGGATGCTTACGCCAGGTACAATATCAGCTTTTCCTTCTTCTCGCCATTCTGCGACTTTGGTGTTTATTTGGTCTCGTAGTTCGGGTTTGATTTCACCTGTGTCGCCTGCGAAGATTCGTCATTAGTGCTAAGTAGATCAGCACAGTGATTTGACACACCAGCAAACAGAGCCATGAATCCTTGTGTTCGGCTGTTAATCACGTCGATTTCGTGCAGCGACACGGTATGCACCACCTCTTGGCGCTTTTGAATTTCTCCCTCGGGGCACTGAACGAACCTGGTATCTGCTCCCATGGCATCGTACTCCCGACTTCTGGAAAAGCTCCTCCCGAGTTTTGTGATCCGGCCAGCGGCCTTGTCAATGG
The Rhizoctonia solani chromosome 8, complete sequence DNA segment above includes these coding regions:
- a CDS encoding RuvB-like protein 2, which codes for MENITTGTAELRDVTKIERIGAHSHIRGLGLDERLEPRANSQGMVGQPKARRAAGLVLKMIQEGRIAGRAILLAGPPSSGKTAIAMGMAQSLGPDVPFTTIAASEVFSLSLSKTEALTQSLRRSIGVRIKEETEIISGEVVELQIDRSLTGSTKTGRLTIKTTDMETVYDLGHKMIDALAKQKVLAGDVITIDKAAGRITKLGRSFSRSREYDAMGADTRFVQCPEGEIQKRQEVVHTVSLHEIDVINSRTQGFMALFAGDTGEIKPELRDQINTKVAEWREEGKADIVPGVLFIDEVHMLDIECFSFLNRALESDLAPLVVMASNRGIAPVRGTKFRAPHGLPPDLLDRILIVSTRPYEVEEIAEIIKIRCQEEDITLEPDALSVLTSMAQQTTLRYALQLIATAALVARRRGGSSISVADLRKCYTYFLDEKRSVEWLRTQQGAMVVEDDTEAAMDTA
- a CDS encoding aldehyde dehydrogenase family protein; protein product: MDEEIIYDNYGDTYGDNYVDSYVDYETFPEDDWNNADYTQYYGAAENEGIDIFIPLLLFTLLGIYLVYNRYHTIRNRPVRFSIPAPDASFINWRSLIIPNPNLMSHQDDPMLLPSHSDPAWRDMVQTDGSEAEIVTERKFVTSFDPSTGQHIATIPCDRPIEIHHKIQLAQRAQTYWARSSWVERRRVLRSLLRWTIDEKETIARVCCRDTGKTMVDAAFGEILTTCSKATWLIKNGEKTLRTERRSGNILLAHKVSTVQYEPLGVVSAIVSWNYPFHNVMSPIMAALTAGNGIVIKCSEHVAWSSRYFVAAVRECLRACRWDPDLVQLVVCLPEDAESLTTSPLIRHITFIGSEEVGRRVAIAATTHLTPCTLELGGKDPAIVLPGTDVMKWAGLWMRGVFQASGQNCIGIERFIVHSSVYPQFMAEMDRRIKLLRTGSVLNASAEGFVQIVDVGAQISSARFAELERLVQAAVEDGADLVVGGGRWRNPFLEEGLYFSPTLLGNVSDQMEIAQTEVFAPIMLVMPYDTVPEAIEIANSTRYGLGASVWGPDETLCAHVARELECGMVSVNDFGVFYLNQDLPFGGVKASGYGRFGGPEGLRSLTNPKAVIVDKWPWLIRTQIPRVLDYPIGSLVKSWEFVSGLTNFAWGDSYKEQFDGLVKLARAARQQ